The sequence TTACAACTGACATTGGTTTCTGCAGTCAAGGATGTCAGTGttatttgggaatttttttctcatttggATAATATTGTTAATATTGTCACTTCTTCCACCAAGCGCATTTCTGAGTTACATACTGCACAGAGAAATGAAATTGAGCATATGTTGGTAACTGGAGAACATTATTCTGGAAGTGGGGCCAATCAGATTGGTAATTTGCAACGAGCAGGAGCTACTCGTTGGAGTTCTCACTATGACTCGGTAAAAAGCTTGATAGGTATGTACGCTGCAACTTGCAACGTTTTTGAAGTTCTTAGTGAAAATTCTCCAAATGGAAGAGCTAGGGCAGAAGTTCGAGGTATTTATAGAAACATGGCAAGCTTTGAATTTGTGTTTATTTTGCACTTGATGCATAAAATTATGAGAACAACAGATACTCTTTGTCAAATTCTTCAAAGAAAATCTCAAGACATTTTGACAGCTATTGCATTTGTCTCCACTACCAAAACTATCCTTCAAGAACTTAGAGAATGTGGATGGGAAGAATTTCTTCATGGAGTAAAAGTTTTTTGTACAAGAAATGAAATTGATGTGCCTAACCTTGATTGTTTATACAAGATCGGTCGTTCCCGTCAGCAAATCATAGTTGAGCATCATTaccattttgatgtttttaatgcagCAATAGATTTTATCTTGATGGAGTTAAATACTCGGTTTAATGAGTCGTCAGTGGAACTTCTTTCTCTTAGTACAACTTTAAATCCGAAAAATTCATTTGACTCATTTAACAGTGATGATATTTGCAAGCTTGCTATGAAATTTTATCCTGAATATTTCACAGATCAAGATATCATTGCTTTGGAGTATGAATTGGTACATTATAAACTTGACGTTATGCAGAATTTGAAGGTTTTGACACTTGTCGAGTTGTGTCAGCAATTGACTGAGAGTGGGCGGTCAAAGATTTATGTTATGTTGACTAGATTGATTCAGCTTATTTTGACGTTACCTGTATCAACCGTCAATACCGAGCAAGCATTTTCAGCAATGAAGCATGTGAAGACGGCACTACACAATAAAATGGAAGATGACTTTCTTGTTGATTGTTTGACACTCTATATTGAACGAGATTTAGCTAAGGATATAGATGTAGATTCTGATATAGAGGaattttatgtttcaaaatctCGTAGGGCTCAACTTTTTTGAACagtataatattaatatatattatatttttttataataatatataattattatattacgTTCAAGCtcagccccccccccccccccccacttCTAATTCCTGGATCTGTCTAtggttgaacactaatcaactagaatCAATGCCAAACTTAGCAACACCACGCAATCGTCCACGCATTGCTGAATAAATAATGCACGTATcatttatttcaagttatgtacaatttcttgattacaatcccatgtaatacatacagtataaAATGAAAACTGTACAACTCAACCACTTGACATGATACAATATGAGtctgatgatttattacaactgaaatactgtttacaactacaacaatataatatttaaatcatcgtactagtcttcgtttcttgagcatgaagcttctaatcgacacacgcatcgatgcaagcatactcccgtccaagtctctctacatatCCTCCCGTATGAAGCTCCGGAGAAAtagcacgtgatagctaaccagctatgctctgcatcagtgcatgtcgctcgacctcttctgctcacgatctaccatcggcgttcttcttgtatccatatcatgcttttgaacatgaagtttcccgtatgcctaccaaaagcatcgatacaagcataccggcacaaccatgttctgcatgaatttaaatggcaatctctccaactacgaatGGAGAATCTTAAGAGTTGTGTCAatatggtaatgactgtacagatgcaaacatcaagtaagTACCCACCAATCCTTTgacactgcctctggcatccggtacttgaTCCAAAAACTAGGATCCGTATGAGTAGAAGTCTCGAAAACTCGAACACGATCTATCGCtgctgtccgcacttgctggaatcccataagccaaatcttcaaaaatccTTCCGATTATGATAGTCTTAGGGCAATCTAATCGCCGCATCCTTACCttttccaaggtctcatcaatcctataaggataacccaaagtcttaatactatatcccaagtctcttgcatgcatagctctgataccaaaaagtatagcgacccaacccggatccactacctaataagAGTTAAgatcataattaagcatgcgttaaaataaatcactgcggaagacCTAAATAAAagaagaccggcagaatacaatcggttaaacaaattcgattatacaacccaatcgaattaataAGCCTAAAGGCacaacctacagctaatcctgctgtcttcacgggtcgctggctactccaagctcctgatgctcaatcctgcacctacacatgccccgtcgaatggggtgtctagatacacagaaaagactggatgtGAGcactaagctcaatacgaaagcactgggtaaaacatacaaatatgatgcatgcaatgatagggtatccatatctgggataaccaAGGACGGATCCAGAAATTagaattgggggggggggggggggggggggctgaGCTTGAAcgtaatataataaattatatattattatcaaaaaatataatatatattaatattatactGTTCAAAAAAGTTGAGTCCTACGagattttgaaacataaaattCCTCTATAACAGAATCTACATCTATATCCTTAGCTAAATCTCGTTCAATATAGAGTGTCAAACAATCAACAAGAAAGTCATCTTCCATTTTATTGCGAAGTGCCGTCTTCACATCCTTCATTGCTGAAAATGCTCGCTCGGTAGTGGCGGTAGATACAGGTAACATCAAAATAAGCTGAATCAATCTAGTCAACATAACATAAATCTTTGACCGCCCACTCTCAGTCAATTGCTTACACAACTCGACAAGTGTCGTAACCTTCAAATTCTGCATAACGTCAAGTTTATAATGTATCAATTCATACTCCAAAGCAATGATATCTTGATCTGTGAAATCTTCAGGATAAAATTTCGTAGCAAGCTTGCAAATATCATCACTGTTAAATGAGTCAAATGAATTTTTTGGATCTAAATTTGTACTAAGAGAAAGAAGTTCCACTGACGACTCATTAAACCGAGTATTTAACTCCATCAAGATAAAATCTATTGctgcattaaaaacatcaaagtGGTAATGATGCTCAACTGTGATTTGCTGACGGGAACGACCGGTCTTGTATAAACAATCAAGGTTAGGCACATCAATTTCATTTCTTGTACAAAAAACTTTTACTCCATGAAGAAATTCTTCCCATCCACATTCTCTAAGTTCTTGAAGGATAGTTTTGGTAGTGGAGACAAATGCAAAAGCTGTCAAAATGTCTTGAGATTTTCTTTGAAGAATTTGACAAAGAGTATCTGTTGTTCTCATAATTTTATGCATCAAGTGCAAAATAAACACAAATTCAAAGCTTGCCATGTTTCTATAAATACCTCGAACTTCTGCCCTAGCTCTTCCATTTGGAGAATTTTCACTAAGaacttcaaaaactttgcaagTTGCAGCATACATACCTATCAAGCTTTTTACCGAGTCATAGTGAGAACTCCAACGAGTAGCTCCTGCTCGCTGCAAATTACCAATCTGATTGGCCCCACTTCCAGAATCACGTTCTCCAGTTACCAACATATGCTCAATTTCATTTCTCTGTGCAGTATGTAACTCAGAAATGCGCTTGGTGGAAGAAGTGACAATATTAACAATATTATccaaatgagaaaaaaattcccaaataaCACTGACATCCTTGGCTGCAGAAACCAATGTCAGTTGTAATCGAAGTGCAAAACAGTGAACATAATATGCATATGGACAATCTCTAATAAATAATGCCTGAAGTCGATTCCACACACCATGCATATTGCTAGCACCATCATATCCTTGGCCTCTAATTTTCTTAACCTGGAGATCATGATAAACAAGAACATCTTATATTTCTTTTTTCAGATTCAATGAGGTAGTATCACTGACACTTTTGATCGCAAGAAATCTTCTGTAAAAATCCCATGATTATTCACAAACCTCAAGATAATGGCGATTTGTTCTCTTTTAGATATATCTCGTGCTTCATCAACAAGAATACAGAAACAATTATCTCCAATTTCTTCACGAATCATTTGTCGTACTTTATTGGCCATAATATGCAAAATCTCTTTCTGAATATCTGGAGCAATATATTGGGCATTTTTGGGAGCATTCTCAAGTACAACTTCATCAATTTTTGTACTCATTTTTTCAAAAGCCTTCACCAACTCAAGAAAATTTCCACGATTAGATGAAGATAAAGATTCATCATTACCTCTAAAGGCACAACCTTGAAGTGCTAGCCAGCGAACAACCATAATTGAGGTCCTCAAACGCAAATGATTTTTCTCTTTTTCCTCTTTAGATTGGGCATGCATAACTGTGTCAATATGTTGTGAGGTCCTCATCAAATTTTCAGCTCTTCTCTCGCACATGGTATGAGGCGAAGATGCTGCAAAACCAATATGAGCAAGAAATGCACACGTTTTCCCTTGGTTTACTCTTTTCCAATTGTCAAATCCTCCATTGACAAGTGCTGAAATATTAGTTGAATTCACATCattcaaaaaaagaaaacaataaaaacagTATGCCTTATTTGTAGAAGGCGAATACTCCAACCAATGaaatctctggaaccattttttTTGAAAACGACGATTCTGACTTCCAAATTTTGTACCCGGATACTCCAACATATCTGGTTGATAAGGTCCCATCTTCATATATGAACGCCTTATCTCATCTCATAGATTAACATTATATTCACATATCTATTTTCTTTTCCCAGATCTCGTTCAATACAGTTGGAGGATGACTGATGGTCGTCTCTATATGAGGAAATTGAAGGAATTTGGACACTAGGAATTGGAAGACTTTCACTAGATTCATGGTCCATTGTAGAGACTGCAGAAATTGAAGTATTTTCACTAGTTTGATGATCTATCTTCTTAAAGAAAGAGGATATCAATGTCTTTCCTTTCTTTGCAGCAGATTGATGCTCCATTTTGTAATATTTCAATTTATATCCCTAAAAAATAATGAGAtaacaatcaagaaaataacaatcaatttatcatattatttttagcaactaaaatttgtaagggaaaattttttaataaataaattacataagaaaaattattttaataaaaacaaatccAGTGACATCAATAAGTAATCCACTTATACATAAACCCATGCATACTACATACACAGATACACTAatacatataaataaaaaaatttacaaccCTAGTACATATAAAGGAGAAAAAAATGGAGGTCCAACTTAATTATGTGTAAAGTCGTCAAATTTATATCGACATTAGTTATTCAAAGCTTGccaatttcaaattaaataagaaGTGTATTtacatattatttaattataaaaaaattaaaataataatatttttaaggaaACATAAGTTAAAAAGTAATACTAACAAATTGTGTAGAAGATGCAACACTAAATGCAAATGGGGTgtgattattaaaatattaaatagacTTGACAAAGTACTAATCGATCTGAAAATAATCTGATCAAAAAATCCCAAATATTGGTCAGCAAAACGAACATGgatacaaaaaattaaaaaaaaacagatgATCAAATAAATTGTATGATTAAGAAATCCAGAAggagaaaacaaaaaaataaaataaaaaattaaattaacctGCGTTGAAGAGAGACTGCCGATGTCGTTGTCCAATCACCAATGTTTACGCGTGTGAGAAGAACAAAATCTGAAATTGAGAAAAGGAAACAAGTACAAGgtgataattaaattttatgaagatGGGCTGAACTTGAAATGGTGGGCTGATTAGAATAGAGATGGACAATTATATGGGCCCtaggtaataaaaaaaaaaaatttttgtggTGGGCTACAGCCCACCATAGCCCTTGAAAGCATCCGTCCTTGGGGATAAccgtatacaactgctcagtaatggcgcctagaatatgagtggtacaacccggggagcaaacccgtgtacactgctcattcctactggacgtggaccgtgtcccccagatgctaatcacccatgacccgtcagtcactgggccctagatatcaaccgtccaaacagggctgagcggccctacatgactcatctcaaagatggacaggcacaatatgatatgcacatgctgcataatagtatgacacacaaatgcaacatataagcatgcaaacccgctggctatctcagtcaatacttacgtaccttactacaggcagtcctaggagtcccactctaggttccaagcctataatcaactctacaatgcaaatattcatgcatcattcattaagctctaaaagccttaactaagctattgcatacacctaaataatttaaggagaccatagctatacctgcgtccgtcgtcagcccactgatggcgactatcccgcaactaggggcacacccctgctgcagctccacaaccccaagcactgctccgctactatgtcagacactgtctgactatactaaaatatgtcccctactccaactctaaataagagtacccaaagccctaaaatagagccacgagggcgaaggagaggaactcggtgcgctttgaaatgaagccctcgcacctatatttatagacaacgatcggaagctccgtttccgatcgaaagctccgaatgtgcagatcggaagctccgttccctgATCGGCGACTCCGATCGTCACGCGTCAATTccatccacatgcaaccacacacctgtcactgacggtcgatcggaagctccgatagctgatcggaagctccaatctccctgcttccgatgtggttccgaactcaccaagatcggaagctccgatcctagatcggtggttccgatcccactctaGTCTTGGGACTCTTTAAGCCctttttcgagtgtcctggatccatttccgaAGTATTCTAATCCAACAGAactttccttaatcatgtattaataatttaaaacatgatcatatgattaatatactcattaatcgctaattatgggtacgggtcactacaacattgatagctcgggagacagatgtagcaagtgtggactcgggtttaagctaAAGAATGGTAGATAGATAGCATCAAACATGTTAAAACTATTATGGTTTGAAGTTCATGTATGAGACTCAATGTAGTTATgacttttattgttttttgaaCGATCCGTTTGATGTACTAaatgcatgattatatgcttGAGAGttcatatatgtatatgtgcAAGTTCTAGAATGGATAAA comes from Henckelia pumila isolate YLH828 chromosome 4, ASM3356847v2, whole genome shotgun sequence and encodes:
- the LOC140861376 gene encoding uncharacterized protein → MIREEIGDNCFCILVDEARDISKREQMAIILRFVNNHGILTERFLAIKSVSDTTSLNLKKEISDVLVYHDLQVKKIRGQGYDGASNMRVKDVSVIWEFFSHLDNIVNIVTSSTKRISELHTAQRNEIEHMLVTGEHYSGSGANQIGNLQRAGATRWSSHYDSVKSLIGMYAATCNVFEVLSENSPNGRARAEVRGIYRNMASFEFVFILHLMHKIMRTTDTLCQILQRKSQDILTAIAFVSTTKTILQELRECGWEEFLHGVKVFCTRNEIDVPNLDCLYKIGRSRQQIIVEHHYHFDVFNAAIDFILMELNTRFNESSVELLSLSTTLNPKNSFDSFNSDDICKLAMKFYPEYFTDQDIIALEYELVHYKLDVMQNLKVLTLVELCQQLTESGRSKIYVMLTRLIQLILTLPVSTVNTEQAFSAMKHVKTALHNKMEDDFLVDCLTLYIERDLAKDIDVDSDIEEFYVSKSRRAQLF
- the LOC140861377 gene encoding uncharacterized protein, translating into MEHQSAAKKGKTLISSFFKKIDHQTSENTSISAVSTMDHESSESLPIPSVQIPSISSYRDDHQSSSNSLVNGGFDNWKRVNQGKTCAFLAHIGFAASSPHTMCERRAENLMRTSQHIDTVMHAQSKEEKEKNHLRLRTSIMVVRWLALQGCAFRGNDESLSSSNRGNFLELVKAFEKMSTKIDEVVLENAPKNAQYIAPDIQKEILHIMANKVRQMIREEIGDNCFCILVDEARDISKREQIAIILRFVKKIRGQGYDGASNMHGVWNRLQALFIRDCPYAYYVHCFALRLQLTLVSAAKDVSVIWEFFSHLDNIVNIVTSSTKRISELHTAQRNEIEHMLVTGERDSGSGANQIGNLQRAGATRWSSHYDSVKSLIGMYAATCKVFEVLSENSPNGRARAEVRGIYRNMASFEFVFILHLMHKIMRTTDTLCQILQRKSQDILTAFAFVSTTKTILQELRECGWEEFLHGVKVFCTRNEIDVPNLDCLYKTGRSRQQITVEHHYHFDVFNAAIDFILMELNTRFNESSVELLSLSTNLDPKNSFDSFNSDDICKLATKFYPEDFTDQDIIALEYELIHYKLDVMQNLKVTTLVELCKQLTESGRSKIYVMLTRLIQLILMLPVSTATTERAFSAMKDVKTALRNKMEDDFLVDCLTLYIERDLAKDIDVDSVIEEFYVSKSRRTQLF